One window of Burkholderia thailandensis E264 genomic DNA carries:
- the grxD gene encoding Grx4 family monothiol glutaredoxin, producing MDTQQRIKQIVDENPVVLFMKGTAQFPMCGFSGRAVQVLKACGVDQFKTVNVLEDEEIRQGIKAFSNWPTIPQLYVKGEFVGGSDIMMEMYQSGELQQLFTA from the coding sequence ATGGACACCCAACAACGCATCAAGCAAATCGTCGACGAAAACCCGGTCGTGCTCTTCATGAAAGGCACCGCGCAGTTCCCGATGTGCGGCTTTTCGGGCCGCGCCGTCCAGGTGCTGAAGGCGTGCGGCGTCGACCAGTTCAAGACGGTCAACGTCCTCGAAGACGAGGAGATCCGTCAGGGCATCAAGGCGTTCTCGAACTGGCCGACGATCCCGCAGCTCTACGTGAAGGGCGAATTCGTCGGCGGCTCGGACATCATGATGGAGATGTACCAGTCGGGCGAGCTGCAACAGCTCTTCACCGCCTGA
- a CDS encoding UbiX family flavin prenyltransferase: MEPRPAPPRRLIVAITGATGAIYGVRMLDMLRASGGVETHLLISSAGWLNIQHELQLSKDDVLARADVVHSVRDVGASIASGSFATDGMIVAPCSMRTLASIAHGLSDNLITRAADVALKERRRLVLLVRETPFNLVHLRNMTAVTEMGGVIFPPLPAFYAMPKTIGEMVDHTVARVLDMFALGVPRTAPWQGLREHG, from the coding sequence ATGGAGCCCCGTCCGGCGCCGCCGCGGCGCCTGATCGTCGCAATCACGGGCGCCACCGGCGCGATCTACGGCGTGCGCATGCTCGACATGCTGCGCGCGTCGGGCGGCGTCGAAACGCACCTGCTGATCTCGAGCGCCGGCTGGCTCAACATCCAGCACGAACTGCAGTTGTCGAAGGACGACGTGCTCGCACGCGCCGACGTCGTCCATTCGGTGCGCGACGTCGGCGCGAGCATCGCGTCCGGCTCGTTCGCGACCGACGGCATGATCGTCGCGCCGTGCTCGATGAGGACGCTCGCGAGCATCGCGCACGGGCTGTCCGACAATCTCATCACCCGCGCCGCCGACGTCGCGCTGAAGGAGCGCCGCCGGCTCGTGCTGCTCGTGCGCGAGACGCCGTTCAACCTCGTGCATCTGCGCAACATGACGGCCGTCACCGAGATGGGCGGCGTGATCTTCCCGCCGCTGCCCGCGTTCTACGCAATGCCGAAGACGATCGGCGAGATGGTGGACCATACGGTCGCGCGCGTGCTCGACATGTTCGCGCTCGGCGTGCCGCGCACCGCGCCGTGGCAGGGGCTGCGCGAGCACGGCTGA
- the prfA gene encoding peptide chain release factor 1 — translation MKTSMQSKLDQLTTRLAELNDLLSRENVTADLDQYRKLTREHAEIGPVVEHYAQWRQARADELAAQELLADASMRDFAEDELRGARERMSRLAAELQTMLLPKDPNDERNIFVEIRAGTGGDESALFAGDLLRMYLRYAERQRWQVEMMSESPSDLGGYKEVIVRIAGYGAYSRLKFESGGHRVQRVPATETQGRIHTSACTVAVMPEADEIGEVEINPADLRIDTFRASGAGGQHINKTDSAVRVTHIPTGIVVECQDDRSQHKNKDRALKVLAARIKDKQYHEQHAKEAATRKSLIGSGDRSERIRTYNFPQGRMTDHRINLTLYKLEQIMDGDLDELIAALVSEHQAELLASLGDAE, via the coding sequence ATGAAGACGAGCATGCAAAGCAAGCTCGACCAGCTCACAACCCGGCTGGCCGAACTGAACGACCTGTTGAGCCGCGAGAACGTCACCGCGGACCTCGACCAGTATCGCAAGCTGACGCGCGAGCACGCGGAGATCGGCCCCGTCGTCGAGCATTATGCGCAGTGGCGCCAGGCGCGCGCCGACGAACTCGCCGCGCAGGAACTGCTCGCCGACGCGTCGATGCGCGACTTCGCCGAGGACGAGCTGCGCGGCGCGCGCGAGCGGATGAGCCGCCTCGCGGCCGAACTGCAGACGATGCTGCTGCCGAAGGACCCGAACGACGAACGCAACATCTTCGTCGAAATTCGCGCGGGCACGGGCGGCGACGAATCGGCGCTGTTCGCGGGCGACCTGCTGCGGATGTACCTGCGCTACGCGGAGCGGCAGCGCTGGCAGGTCGAGATGATGTCGGAGAGCCCGTCGGATCTCGGCGGCTACAAGGAAGTGATCGTGCGGATCGCGGGCTATGGCGCGTACTCGCGCCTGAAGTTCGAATCGGGCGGCCACCGCGTGCAGCGCGTGCCCGCCACCGAGACGCAGGGCCGCATCCACACGTCCGCATGCACGGTCGCGGTGATGCCGGAGGCCGACGAGATCGGCGAGGTCGAGATCAATCCGGCCGATCTGCGGATCGACACGTTCCGCGCGTCGGGCGCGGGCGGCCAGCACATCAACAAGACCGATTCGGCGGTGCGCGTCACGCACATTCCGACAGGGATCGTCGTCGAGTGCCAGGACGACCGCTCGCAGCACAAGAACAAGGACCGTGCGCTAAAGGTGCTCGCCGCGCGGATCAAGGACAAGCAATATCACGAGCAGCACGCGAAGGAAGCGGCCACGCGCAAGAGCCTGATCGGCTCGGGCGACCGCTCCGAGCGGATACGCACGTACAACTTCCCGCAGGGCCGGATGACCGATCACCGGATCAACCTGACGCTGTACAAGCTCGAGCAGATCATGGACGGCGATCTCGACGAGCTGATCGCCGCGCTCGTCAGCGAGCACCAGGCCGAGCTGCTCGCGTCGCTCGGCGACGCCGAATGA
- the prmC gene encoding peptide chain release factor N(5)-glutamine methyltransferase, whose amino-acid sequence MNTTSPAHATAARLLRASPLDAVDARILLAHALGWSRTQLITRADEPLDAAAIERYLALEARRAAGEPVAQLTGAREFFGLDFDVTPDVLIPRPETELLVETALDAIDGIASPCVLDLGAGSGAIAVSIASVRPDARVWALDRSAAALDVARRNARKLLDPARAGGPLRFLESDWYAALDPGLRFHVVVSNPPYIARHDPHLAEGDLRFEPRGALTDEDDGLAAIRTIVAGAHAFVAPGGALWIEHGYDQAAAVRALLEAAGFADVESLADLASIERATGGRLPG is encoded by the coding sequence ATGAACACGACGAGCCCCGCGCACGCCACCGCCGCCCGCCTGCTGCGCGCGTCGCCGCTCGACGCGGTCGACGCGCGAATCCTGCTCGCGCACGCGCTCGGCTGGAGCCGCACGCAGTTGATCACGCGCGCCGACGAGCCGCTCGACGCGGCGGCGATCGAGCGCTATCTGGCGCTCGAAGCGCGCCGCGCGGCGGGCGAGCCGGTCGCGCAGCTCACCGGCGCGCGCGAGTTCTTCGGCCTCGATTTCGACGTCACGCCGGACGTGCTGATCCCGCGCCCGGAGACGGAGCTGCTCGTCGAGACGGCGCTCGACGCGATCGACGGCATCGCGTCGCCATGCGTGCTCGATCTCGGCGCGGGCAGCGGCGCGATCGCGGTGTCGATCGCGTCCGTGCGGCCGGACGCGCGCGTGTGGGCGCTCGACCGCTCGGCCGCCGCGCTCGACGTCGCGCGCCGCAATGCGCGCAAGCTGCTCGATCCGGCGCGCGCGGGCGGCCCGCTGCGGTTTCTCGAAAGCGACTGGTACGCGGCGCTCGATCCCGGCCTGCGCTTTCACGTCGTCGTCAGCAACCCACCGTACATCGCGCGGCACGATCCGCATCTCGCCGAAGGCGACCTGCGCTTCGAGCCGCGCGGCGCGCTCACCGACGAAGACGACGGCCTCGCCGCGATCCGCACGATCGTTGCGGGCGCGCATGCGTTCGTCGCTCCGGGCGGCGCGCTGTGGATCGAACACGGTTACGATCAGGCGGCCGCGGTGCGCGCGCTGCTCGAAGCGGCGGGCTTCGCCGACGTCGAATCGCTTGCGGATCTCGCATCGATCGAGCGCGCGACGGGCGGCCGCCTGCCCGGCTGA